The Pirellulales bacterium genome contains a region encoding:
- a CDS encoding protein kinase, translating to MREQEIFVNALAISEPREQAAFLDQACGEDHQLREHVAALLAAHQQMGSFLEGRPDVVLGDTTDQSIGFREGEIIAGRYKLLEAIGEGGMGTVWVAEQAKPIRRKVALKLVKPGMDSRQVLARFSAERQALALMDHPNIAKVYDGGLTEQGRPYFVMEYVKGVPLMQFCDDAQMPLRERLQLFTAVCQAVQHAHQKGIIHRDLKPSNILVCLYDGKPVAKVIDFGLAKAMHQSLTEQSLYTAHGVMVGTPLYMSPEQAEFNNLDIDTRSDIYSLGVILYELLTGTTPLQKQQFHKAALNEILRLIKEVEPVKPSTRLSGSASLPSIAAQRRLDPGKLTRSIRGDLDWIVMKSLEKERSRRYETANGLARDIERYLNDEAVEACPPSMHYKFRKFLHRNKKLVGFGLLLFASLAVGIVGTAWGFYTARLERDEANTAREAETQQRQLAELASRKAISSAKLANEQKLEAIKQSALAVENSALALAIKDFLQNDLLLLADPQTQESAGLAPDPEIKLRALLDRAASRIDQRFDKQPRVRAEVQAVLAKVYMELGLDQKAVDVGEKSRIYFETTQTIDNATYRNLVKCLADAYLHLNQPNRAIKLMRELLLREKSNPASDPREILEIEWFLASCGGLQTTDDPYANWPLKQTKAVYEKAKTLLAEEDPLRIRAAIIFVEELIEREKFAEANDLLETMLPRANRAFSPINFWRIRALRSQANLQYGLDHKPEAIALLQDILRTWESMYGKAHTYTHELKQELAIYLVNTGRNEEAIVLLEEMLADEGKTLKNPQTVRSLLIMAYLVTGDLEGQERMQRALVAYYRADFLKNNIHMTVLCQHLDAHAGTLLELSQYAQAETAIREILDLLQSDPANNQFLPQREIHMVQLGLSSCLIAQAKFAEAEQILVTLDKEFRGTAPSVGNFFGTSRLFRSIVFNTEDLQLIDECTIQLASLYWQWNRPDTASGYLQKLNATQIFNFWLIVSRNYADRAQYAEMENALRMALVDAKRVKAKTEEVMVFQALLGKNLILQEKYQEAREILKVCQEWRVQNQPEEWTTYNAHSLLGEALVGELKYADAEPLLLKGYAGLKDRAEKIPDNLRKKTLEEAQVRLFKLYSAWEMPEKAKQWEVPVRKNTNPAKPLLASTAPVDAPAKLQSEDRQAIERLITESHNLMQLNSYAEAEPLLRQCLAIYKAKSPDHWEAFHVQSLLGAALLGQKKYSQAEPLLLSGYRGMQERDAHIPALSKSRLTNALDHLVTLYQTLGEESKYTELLSEFAKTIQSGWGVEDKQSELKLYFLVETYSAQNKDSLALKAVEDALKICQVKYSPLHPQTLRLKMLLGNVLESAGRYAEAERIYQELITQSKSPGQNIDARVGMVSCFLRQGKSQEASRLANDLLREKLARSDAADALELTEKWRKLEAAATDQKGVPGQEGLEFDGDLDYVIIPSLHFDGQPPWTLEAIVKPTSYLPGIDSWISLISATDAGSMSLETLDNRWSIALCTTNYHKHRRYWTENYSMATSRGVLRLRKWQHVAGVWDGKELRLYLNGKLQEVRKDVNRCTRLSGLCMMVGADPDSYFGVNLAHGYFQGTMRAVRISRGVEYTDSFTSPENLQKTPQTAALFDFTVDSGDFAFDQSGNGNHGIVIGARYKKPTP from the coding sequence ATGCGCGAGCAAGAAATCTTTGTAAACGCCTTGGCAATCAGTGAGCCTCGGGAACAGGCCGCCTTTCTGGATCAAGCTTGCGGGGAGGATCATCAGCTACGCGAACATGTGGCGGCTTTATTGGCGGCGCATCAGCAGATGGGAAGCTTTTTAGAGGGCAGGCCCGATGTAGTTCTGGGTGACACGACCGATCAATCGATAGGATTTCGCGAGGGTGAAATCATCGCTGGTCGTTATAAATTATTGGAGGCCATCGGCGAAGGTGGCATGGGGACAGTTTGGGTTGCGGAGCAGGCAAAACCCATTCGTCGTAAAGTGGCGCTCAAGCTTGTCAAACCGGGCATGGACTCTCGGCAAGTGTTAGCTAGATTTAGCGCTGAACGCCAAGCGCTCGCGCTGATGGACCACCCGAATATCGCCAAGGTCTATGACGGCGGTTTGACCGAACAGGGACGACCGTACTTTGTCATGGAGTACGTCAAGGGCGTGCCGTTAATGCAATTTTGTGACGATGCCCAGATGCCGCTCCGAGAAAGGTTGCAGCTCTTTACAGCAGTTTGCCAAGCGGTGCAACATGCCCATCAAAAAGGGATTATTCATCGAGATTTAAAACCGTCGAATATTTTAGTTTGTCTTTACGACGGCAAACCAGTAGCCAAGGTCATCGATTTTGGCTTAGCCAAGGCTATGCACCAATCCCTGACCGAACAGTCGCTGTACACGGCGCACGGTGTGATGGTGGGGACTCCCCTCTACATGAGTCCCGAGCAAGCGGAGTTTAATAATCTGGATATTGACACCCGCAGCGATATTTATTCGTTGGGAGTCATCCTCTATGAATTGCTGACCGGCACGACCCCATTGCAAAAACAGCAATTCCACAAAGCCGCGCTCAATGAGATCCTGCGTCTTATCAAGGAGGTGGAACCCGTCAAGCCGAGCACGCGGCTCAGCGGCAGTGCCAGTCTCCCCAGCATTGCGGCCCAACGGAGACTTGATCCAGGTAAATTGACTCGCTCCATCCGGGGAGATCTTGATTGGATTGTCATGAAGTCGTTGGAAAAAGAACGAAGTCGGCGTTATGAGACGGCTAACGGTCTGGCGCGGGATATAGAACGTTATCTGAATGACGAAGCGGTGGAGGCTTGCCCGCCAAGCATGCATTACAAATTTCGCAAGTTTCTGCATAGAAATAAAAAACTGGTGGGATTTGGCCTGCTGCTTTTCGCTTCGCTGGCGGTTGGGATTGTCGGCACGGCTTGGGGCTTTTATACGGCCCGATTGGAGCGCGATGAGGCAAATACCGCGCGAGAAGCAGAAACTCAGCAACGCCAACTGGCTGAACTGGCCAGCAGGAAGGCGATTAGCAGTGCCAAGCTGGCGAACGAACAAAAACTTGAAGCGATCAAGCAAAGCGCGCTCGCCGTTGAAAATTCTGCCCTTGCCCTCGCGATCAAGGATTTTCTGCAGAATGATCTATTGTTGTTAGCCGATCCGCAAACACAAGAAAGCGCGGGGTTGGCCCCCGATCCCGAGATCAAGCTCCGCGCGCTGCTTGATCGGGCGGCAAGCCGCATCGATCAACGCTTTGACAAGCAACCTCGGGTGCGCGCCGAAGTCCAGGCGGTCTTGGCAAAAGTCTATATGGAATTAGGGTTGGATCAAAAGGCTGTAGACGTCGGGGAGAAGTCCCGAATTTATTTTGAAACGACACAAACAATTGACAACGCGACTTATCGGAATCTCGTGAAATGTTTGGCGGATGCGTATCTGCATCTTAACCAGCCAAATCGTGCGATTAAGCTCATGCGGGAACTGCTGCTGCGGGAAAAATCCAACCCAGCCAGCGATCCGCGGGAAATCCTTGAAATTGAGTGGTTTCTGGCGAGTTGCGGGGGGCTGCAAACCACCGACGATCCCTATGCAAACTGGCCATTAAAGCAAACGAAAGCCGTATATGAAAAGGCAAAAACACTATTGGCGGAGGAAGATCCCTTGCGAATCAGGGCCGCCATCATTTTTGTCGAGGAACTAATCGAAAGAGAAAAGTTCGCGGAAGCCAATGACTTGCTGGAAACCATGCTACCCAGGGCAAATCGCGCGTTTAGCCCGATTAATTTCTGGCGCATCCGCGCGCTACGCAGCCAGGCAAACCTTCAATATGGCTTGGATCATAAGCCAGAGGCGATTGCCTTACTCCAGGATATACTGCGGACTTGGGAATCGATGTACGGAAAAGCGCATACTTATACCCATGAATTGAAACAGGAATTAGCGATCTATTTAGTGAATACGGGACGAAATGAAGAAGCAATTGTCTTGTTGGAGGAAATGCTGGCGGACGAAGGGAAGACACTGAAGAACCCGCAAACGGTCCGTTCGTTATTAATTATGGCCTACCTGGTAACAGGCGACTTGGAGGGACAGGAACGCATGCAACGCGCATTGGTCGCCTACTACCGCGCGGATTTCCTAAAAAATAATATTCATATGACCGTGCTGTGCCAGCATTTGGACGCACATGCGGGAACCTTGCTTGAGCTTTCACAATATGCCCAGGCTGAAACGGCAATACGGGAAATCCTGGACTTACTGCAGAGCGATCCCGCCAATAATCAATTCCTGCCGCAAAGGGAAATACACATGGTCCAATTAGGACTCTCAAGCTGCTTGATTGCCCAAGCCAAGTTTGCCGAAGCGGAACAAATTCTTGTGACACTTGACAAGGAATTCAGAGGCACAGCGCCCAGTGTCGGTAATTTCTTTGGTACCTCTCGTTTATTCAGGTCCATTGTTTTTAATACCGAGGATCTGCAATTAATAGACGAATGCACAATACAACTGGCGTCGCTGTACTGGCAATGGAACCGTCCCGACACCGCGAGTGGCTACCTGCAGAAACTTAACGCGACTCAAATTTTCAACTTCTGGCTGATCGTTAGCAGAAATTATGCCGACCGTGCCCAATATGCCGAAATGGAGAATGCGCTGCGCATGGCGCTGGTGGATGCCAAGCGGGTGAAAGCCAAGACCGAGGAAGTGATGGTATTCCAAGCCTTATTGGGAAAAAATTTGATTCTGCAGGAAAAATACCAGGAAGCACGCGAGATCCTGAAAGTATGTCAAGAATGGCGTGTGCAAAATCAACCTGAGGAGTGGACTACGTACAACGCTCATTCCCTCTTGGGGGAAGCCCTGGTGGGCGAATTAAAATATGCCGATGCCGAACCATTACTGCTAAAGGGTTATGCGGGGCTGAAGGACCGCGCGGAAAAAATCCCTGACAATCTTCGTAAAAAAACCTTGGAAGAAGCCCAGGTGCGACTTTTCAAGCTCTATTCCGCTTGGGAGATGCCAGAGAAAGCAAAACAGTGGGAAGTGCCCGTCCGCAAGAACACAAATCCCGCCAAGCCCCTTCTGGCTAGTACGGCTCCGGTGGATGCCCCGGCCAAACTCCAGTCCGAAGATCGGCAAGCGATTGAACGCTTAATCACAGAGTCCCACAACCTGATGCAGCTCAATTCCTATGCCGAGGCTGAACCATTGCTACGCCAGTGCTTGGCGATTTACAAGGCTAAGTCCCCGGATCACTGGGAAGCTTTTCATGTCCAATCGCTCTTGGGTGCCGCATTGCTGGGACAAAAAAAGTATTCCCAGGCAGAACCGCTGCTGTTGTCCGGATACCGGGGGATGCAAGAACGTGACGCTCATATTCCCGCGTTATCCAAGTCCAGGCTCACGAATGCCTTGGATCATCTTGTCACGCTTTACCAGACACTTGGCGAAGAATCAAAATATACCGAACTATTGTCGGAATTTGCCAAAACGATTCAGAGCGGGTGGGGTGTTGAAGATAAACAATCGGAACTTAAACTATATTTTTTGGTGGAAACCTATAGCGCGCAAAATAAAGATTCTCTCGCGCTAAAGGCGGTAGAGGATGCATTGAAGATCTGTCAGGTTAAATATAGCCCATTGCACCCCCAAACTTTGCGACTCAAAATGCTTCTGGGAAATGTCCTGGAAAGCGCGGGACGTTATGCAGAAGCCGAACGGATCTATCAAGAATTGATCACCCAATCCAAGTCGCCCGGCCAGAATATCGATGCTCGCGTTGGCATGGTTAGTTGTTTTCTCAGGCAAGGCAAATCCCAGGAAGCGTCCCGCCTGGCCAACGACTTGCTACGGGAGAAACTCGCGCGGAGTGATGCTGCCGATGCGCTGGAATTAACAGAGAAGTGGCGAAAATTAGAGGCCGCGGCGACGGACCAAAAGGGCGTCCCCGGACAGGAGGGATTGGAATTCGACGGGGATCTCGACTATGTCATTATTCCGAGTCTGCATTTTGACGGACAGCCACCCTGGACACTGGAAGCCATTGTCAAACCAACTTCTTACTTACCTGGAATCGATTCCTGGATCTCCCTCATTAGTGCGACGGATGCAGGCTCGATGTCGCTGGAAACCCTGGATAATCGGTGGAGTATCGCCCTTTGCACCACCAATTACCATAAGCATAGAAGGTATTGGACCGAAAATTACTCCATGGCCACCTCGCGCGGGGTATTACGACTGCGAAAGTGGCAACATGTCGCTGGCGTTTGGGATGGCAAGGAACTCCGCTTATACCTGAATGGTAAACTGCAAGAAGTTCGTAAGGATGTCAATCGCTGCACGCGGCTTTCTGGACTGTGCATGATGGTAGGCGCGGATCCTGACTCGTATTTTGGTGTGAATCTTGCTCATGGATACTTTCAAGGAACGATGCGCGCGGTGCGCATCTCGCGGGGAGTCGAATACACCGATTCCTTTACCTCTCCCGAGAATTTGCAAAAAACACCACAAACAGCGGCGCTATTCGATTTCACCGTTGATTCTGGAGACTTTGCTTTTGACCAAAGCGGCAACGGCAATCATGGCATCGTTATCGGCGCGCGATATAAGAAACCCACACCTTAA
- a CDS encoding ECF-type sigma factor, with the protein MSELTGLFAQIEAGDTVAIGQLLPLVYKELHRLASAQVAQEQSGQTLQATALVHEAYLRLVGSDSSQTFTNRRYFFGAAAEAMRRILIEQARRKKTIKRGANWRRCELQDLPQTKPVPDLETLSTALQTLEQQDPQAAELVKLRFFAGFSNSAAAEILGVSERTAERIWAYAKSFLYKEIKQ; encoded by the coding sequence ATGTCCGAGCTTACTGGTCTGTTTGCACAAATCGAAGCAGGCGACACAGTTGCGATAGGGCAATTGCTACCTTTGGTCTACAAAGAGTTGCATCGATTAGCCTCTGCCCAAGTGGCGCAGGAGCAGTCTGGGCAAACACTCCAAGCCACAGCACTGGTTCACGAAGCATATCTACGCTTGGTTGGATCCGATAGTAGTCAGACTTTTACAAATCGGCGATATTTCTTTGGTGCCGCAGCGGAAGCCATGCGTCGAATTCTGATCGAACAAGCGCGGCGAAAAAAAACCATTAAACGGGGCGCAAATTGGCGGCGATGCGAATTGCAAGACTTACCTCAGACTAAACCCGTCCCCGACTTGGAGACCCTTTCGACAGCCTTGCAAACCCTTGAGCAGCAAGACCCGCAGGCAGCAGAATTGGTAAAGTTGCGGTTTTTTGCCGGTTTCTCCAATTCGGCCGCCGCCGAAATTTTGGGTGTGAGCGAACGGACCGCCGAAAGAATCTGGGCTTACGCTAAGTCTTTTCTGTATAAAGAGATAAAACAATAA
- a CDS encoding LysR family transcriptional regulator, translated as MHLKSLKIFCDVVSRRSFSKAADDNNISQSGVSQVINQLEARVAVKLIDRSKRPFGLTPEGEMYYDGCRKLVDRYFALEEEVRSLHGEVAGRVRVASIYSIGLTHMSRYIQEYMGQYPKANVRLEYLHPHRVYEAVENDQADLGLVSYPKASRTLKAIPWRDEPMHLICAPGNKFANQTEVDLGELNGVTMIGFDSDLTIRREIDRVLALHQSEVKVTMEFDNIETIKRAIEIDAGVAILPEPTVAREVAAGSLVAIPIQGEELVRPIGILVRRGKELGVTIRRFIELLRQNSEVVLSSPAGSTHAPGNPKGSPGPLNGTVAEYAIAGN; from the coding sequence ATGCATTTGAAATCCCTGAAAATTTTCTGCGATGTGGTTTCCCGCCGCAGTTTTTCCAAGGCTGCCGACGACAATAACATTTCCCAGTCGGGTGTCAGCCAGGTAATTAACCAACTGGAAGCCCGGGTGGCGGTCAAGTTGATCGACCGTTCGAAGCGGCCATTTGGCCTAACTCCCGAAGGGGAAATGTATTACGACGGCTGCCGTAAACTGGTGGACCGCTATTTTGCCCTCGAGGAAGAAGTTCGCTCTCTGCATGGCGAGGTCGCCGGGCGCGTCCGGGTGGCATCGATTTATTCCATCGGCCTCACCCACATGAGCCGCTACATCCAGGAATACATGGGCCAATATCCGAAGGCGAACGTGCGGTTAGAGTACTTACACCCGCATCGGGTATACGAAGCGGTAGAAAACGACCAGGCGGATTTGGGGTTGGTCAGCTATCCCAAGGCATCCCGCACGTTAAAGGCGATCCCCTGGCGGGATGAGCCGATGCACCTGATTTGTGCTCCCGGGAACAAATTTGCCAACCAGACCGAGGTGGACCTGGGGGAACTGAACGGCGTGACCATGATCGGCTTTGACAGCGATCTGACCATCCGTCGCGAGATCGACCGGGTGCTGGCCCTGCACCAAAGCGAAGTGAAGGTGACGATGGAGTTTGACAATATCGAAACCATCAAACGGGCGATCGAAATTGACGCTGGCGTGGCGATTTTGCCGGAACCGACCGTCGCCCGTGAAGTCGCGGCCGGCAGTTTGGTGGCGATTCCCATCCAGGGGGAAGAACTGGTGCGGCCGATTGGCATTTTGGTGCGACGGGGCAAAGAGCTAGGCGTGACGATTCGCCGATTTATCGAACTGCTGCGTCAGAATAGCGAAGTGGTGTTAAGTTCGCCCGCGGGATCAACCCACGCCCCGGGCAATCCCAAGGGGAGCCCCGGCCCGTTAAATGGCACGGTTGCGGAATACGCCATCGCCGGAAATTGA